A window of Longispora fulva contains these coding sequences:
- a CDS encoding MFS transporter: MFRSFRIRNYRLFILGQFISLTGGWMQIVAQDWLVLQLSDNSGTALGIVTALQFLPILVFTLYAGKLADRLDKRKLLIAVNAVWAVLAASLGILVISGGVQLWHVFVFAAVFGAVNAVEVPVRQSFASELVGTDLLPNALSLSAATFNTARIVGPALAGLCIAWLGTGPVFVLNALTYAGPMVGLLMMKSTDLYRARLAKKPGNVRDGLAYVRRRPDLMLPMALMGVIAMLGYNFQLTLAIMSKTVFHNGAASFGLLTSVLALGALCGALAGTGRDGRPSVYVILGGALAFGVLETILGFAPTYLTMIALLFPTGFAMVYFAQACNQRVQMGVPAEYRGRVMSLYMLVFAGTTPIGAPVIGWLAENVSARSSIWVGGIASIVTALVALVVRIRVRGVQVTFRARPWPTLRFAEPDVDELSMSVLPGRALMGRFAR, from the coding sequence GTGTTCCGGTCATTCAGGATACGCAACTACAGACTCTTCATTCTCGGACAGTTCATCTCCCTCACCGGCGGCTGGATGCAGATCGTCGCCCAGGACTGGTTGGTGCTCCAGCTCTCCGACAACTCGGGCACCGCGCTCGGGATCGTCACCGCGCTGCAGTTCCTGCCGATCCTGGTCTTCACGTTGTACGCCGGCAAGCTCGCCGACCGCCTCGACAAGCGCAAACTCCTGATCGCGGTCAACGCCGTGTGGGCAGTACTCGCCGCGTCCCTGGGCATCCTCGTGATCAGCGGCGGGGTGCAGCTGTGGCACGTGTTCGTCTTCGCCGCCGTCTTCGGCGCGGTCAACGCCGTCGAGGTACCGGTCCGGCAGTCGTTCGCCAGCGAACTCGTGGGCACCGACCTGCTCCCCAACGCGCTGTCGCTGAGCGCCGCCACCTTCAACACCGCCCGGATCGTCGGCCCCGCGCTGGCCGGCCTGTGCATCGCCTGGCTCGGCACCGGCCCGGTGTTCGTGCTCAACGCGCTCACCTACGCCGGCCCCATGGTCGGACTGCTGATGATGAAGTCGACGGACCTGTACCGGGCCCGGCTGGCCAAGAAGCCCGGCAACGTCCGCGACGGGCTCGCCTATGTCCGGCGCCGGCCCGACCTGATGCTGCCGATGGCGTTGATGGGCGTGATCGCGATGCTCGGGTACAACTTCCAGCTCACCCTGGCCATCATGTCCAAGACCGTGTTCCACAACGGGGCGGCGTCGTTCGGGTTGCTCACCTCCGTGCTCGCCCTCGGCGCGCTGTGCGGAGCGCTGGCCGGCACCGGGCGCGACGGCCGACCGTCGGTCTACGTGATCCTCGGCGGGGCGCTGGCCTTCGGGGTGCTGGAGACCATCCTCGGCTTCGCCCCGACCTACCTGACCATGATCGCGCTGCTCTTCCCGACCGGTTTCGCCATGGTGTACTTCGCGCAGGCCTGCAACCAGCGGGTACAGATGGGGGTGCCAGCGGAGTACCGGGGCAGGGTGATGTCCCTCTACATGCTGGTCTTCGCCGGTACGACGCCGATCGGCGCGCCGGTCATCGGCTGGCTCGCCGAGAACGTCAGCGCCCGGTCCAGCATCTGGGTCGGCGGCATCGCGTCGATCGTGACCGCGCTGGTGGCCCTTGTCGTGCGGATCAGGGTGCGGGGCGTGCAGGTCACGTTCCGGGCGAGGCCGTGGCCCACGCTGCGGTTCGCCGAACCCGATGTCGACGAGCTGAGCATGTCCGTGTTGCCGGGACGCGCGCTGATGGGTCGGTTCGCCCGCTAG
- a CDS encoding type II toxin-antitoxin system VapB family antitoxin, with amino-acid sequence MIFKAVRDGKPYPEHGLSLKEWAEIPPRPVRLDQLITTKRELGLDRLLADDSTFYGDLFPHVVRFQDALYLEDGVHRALRAALQQRTTIHARVLEL; translated from the coding sequence GTGATTTTCAAAGCGGTCCGCGACGGCAAGCCGTACCCGGAGCACGGTCTGAGCCTCAAGGAGTGGGCCGAGATCCCGCCGCGCCCGGTGCGGCTCGACCAGCTCATCACCACGAAGCGCGAGCTGGGACTTGACCGGCTGCTGGCCGACGATTCCACCTTCTACGGCGACCTGTTCCCGCACGTGGTCCGCTTCCAGGACGCGCTCTACCTGGAGGACGGGGTGCACCGGGCGCTGCGCGCCGCGCTCCAGCAGCGCACGACGATCCACGCCCGGGTGCTCGAGCTCTAG
- a CDS encoding citrate synthase 2, whose protein sequence is MSDFKPGLEGVIAFESEIAEPDKEGGALRYRGVDIEDLIGRVSFGNVWALLVDGKFGPGLPPAEPFPVPVHSGDIRVDVQSAVAMLAPYWGLGQLLDISDEQARADLARVSVTALSFVAQSARGVGLPAVPQKEIDTAATIVERFMKRWRGEPDPRHVKAVDAYFISAAEHGMNASTFTTRVVASTGADAAACISSGIGALSGPLHGGAPSRVLEMLEGVERTGDADAYVKGVLDRGERLMGFGHRVYRAEDPRARVLRRTARELNAPRFEVAEALEKAALAELHARKPDRVLATNVEFWSAVVLDFAEVPAHMFTSMFTCARVAGWSAHILEQKKLGRLVRPSATYIGPAPRKPSDVEGFDQIAR, encoded by the coding sequence ATGTCCGACTTCAAGCCCGGGCTTGAGGGTGTCATCGCCTTCGAGTCCGAGATCGCCGAACCTGACAAGGAAGGCGGTGCGCTGCGGTATCGCGGCGTCGACATCGAAGACCTGATCGGTCGGGTGTCGTTCGGGAACGTGTGGGCACTGCTGGTCGACGGGAAGTTCGGGCCCGGGCTACCGCCCGCCGAGCCGTTCCCGGTACCGGTGCACTCCGGCGACATCCGGGTCGACGTCCAGTCCGCGGTCGCGATGCTCGCGCCGTACTGGGGCCTCGGCCAGCTGCTCGACATCTCCGACGAGCAGGCCCGCGCCGACCTCGCCCGGGTGTCGGTGACCGCGCTGTCCTTCGTCGCGCAGTCCGCGCGCGGGGTGGGCCTGCCGGCCGTCCCGCAGAAGGAGATCGACACCGCCGCCACGATCGTGGAACGGTTCATGAAGCGCTGGCGGGGCGAGCCCGACCCCCGGCACGTCAAGGCCGTCGACGCGTACTTCATCTCCGCCGCCGAGCACGGCATGAACGCCTCGACGTTCACCACCCGGGTCGTCGCCTCCACCGGCGCGGACGCGGCAGCCTGTATCTCCTCCGGCATCGGCGCCCTCTCGGGCCCGCTGCACGGCGGCGCCCCCTCCCGGGTGCTCGAGATGCTCGAGGGCGTGGAGCGCACCGGCGACGCCGACGCCTACGTCAAGGGCGTCCTCGACCGGGGCGAGCGCCTGATGGGCTTCGGCCACCGGGTGTACCGGGCGGAGGACCCGCGCGCCCGCGTGCTCCGCCGCACCGCCCGCGAGCTCAATGCCCCGCGGTTCGAGGTCGCCGAGGCGCTGGAGAAGGCCGCGCTGGCCGAGCTGCACGCCCGCAAGCCCGACCGGGTGCTCGCGACGAACGTCGAGTTCTGGTCGGCCGTCGTGCTGGACTTCGCCGAGGTCCCCGCGCACATGTTCACCTCGATGTTCACCTGCGCCCGGGTCGCCGGGTGGAGCGCGCACATCCTGGAGCAGAAGAAGCTGGGCCGGCTCGTCCGGCCGTCGGCGACGTACATCGGCCCCGCGCCGCGCAAGCCGTCCGACGTCGAGGGCTTCGACCAGATCGCGCGTTAA
- a CDS encoding acyl-CoA dehydrogenase family protein — MTDAIGLLALESLLSAEERAFADSVRRLVDDQVRPHVAEWYENGRAPVRELARELGKLGLLGAHLTGYGCAGVSAVAYGLSCLELEAGDSGVRSLVSVQGSLAMFAIWKYGSEEQKQQWLPRMAAGEAIGCFGLTEPDHGSDPAGMTTRAVRDGDDWLLSGTKMWITNAPVGELAVVWARIEEGITGFVVPLAEPGVTVNEIHHKMSLRASATGELVFDNVRLPASAQLPGARGLKAPLSCLTEARYGIVWGALGAARDCLDTAIRYVGTREQFGRPLAGFQLTQAKLADMALELQKGYLLALHLGRLADAGTLQPEQVSVGKLNNVREALKIARTCRTLLGANGISGEYPIMRHANNLESVLTYEGTSEVHQLVIGQKLTGLSAFA, encoded by the coding sequence ATGACTGACGCCATCGGGCTGCTCGCCCTCGAGTCGCTGTTGTCCGCCGAGGAGCGCGCGTTCGCCGACAGCGTGCGCCGGCTGGTCGACGACCAGGTCCGCCCGCATGTGGCCGAATGGTACGAGAACGGGCGGGCACCGGTCCGGGAGCTGGCTCGTGAGCTGGGCAAACTCGGCCTGCTCGGCGCGCACCTGACCGGCTACGGCTGCGCGGGCGTGTCCGCCGTCGCGTACGGCCTGTCGTGCCTGGAACTGGAGGCCGGCGACTCCGGCGTGCGCAGCCTGGTCAGCGTCCAGGGTTCGCTGGCGATGTTCGCGATCTGGAAGTACGGCTCGGAGGAGCAGAAGCAGCAGTGGCTGCCCCGGATGGCGGCCGGCGAGGCGATCGGGTGCTTCGGCCTGACCGAGCCCGACCACGGCTCCGACCCGGCGGGCATGACCACCCGGGCGGTGCGGGACGGCGACGACTGGCTGCTGTCGGGAACCAAGATGTGGATCACGAACGCGCCGGTCGGCGAGCTGGCCGTGGTCTGGGCCCGGATCGAGGAGGGCATCACCGGGTTCGTGGTGCCGCTGGCCGAACCGGGCGTCACGGTCAACGAGATCCACCACAAGATGTCGCTGCGCGCCTCGGCGACCGGCGAGCTGGTCTTCGACAACGTCCGGCTGCCCGCCTCAGCGCAGCTGCCCGGCGCGCGCGGTCTCAAGGCCCCGCTGTCCTGCCTGACGGAGGCCCGGTACGGGATCGTGTGGGGGGCGCTCGGCGCTGCCCGGGACTGTCTGGACACGGCGATCCGGTATGTCGGGACCCGGGAGCAGTTCGGCCGGCCGCTCGCCGGGTTCCAGCTCACCCAGGCGAAGCTCGCCGACATGGCCCTGGAGCTGCAGAAGGGCTACCTGCTGGCCCTGCACCTGGGCCGGCTCGCCGACGCCGGCACCCTGCAGCCGGAGCAGGTCAGCGTGGGCAAGCTGAACAACGTGCGCGAGGCGCTGAAGATCGCCCGGACCTGCCGGACGCTGCTGGGCGCGAACGGGATCTCGGGGGAGTACCCGATCATGCGGCACGCGAACAACCTGGAGAGTGTGCTGACGTACGAGGGCACCTCGGAGGTGCACCAGCTGGTGATCGGGCAGAAGTTGACCGGGTTGTCGGCCTTCGCCTGA
- the serC gene encoding phosphoserine transaminase: protein MRGRCPVIIPENLKPADGRFGCGPSKVRPVAVAALADVATTFLGTSHRQATVKNEVARLRRGLAQLFSLPEGYEVVIGNGGTTAFWEVATFGLIRDRAQFASFGEFGSKFVSSVKAAPFLGEPSVRKADPGSAPTLVAEAGIDAYCIPQNETSTGVAVPIRRVEGADEGALLLVDATSAAGGLAVDITETDVYYFAPQKCFGSDGGLWIAVMSPAAIARAFEIKESGRYIPAFLDLVTAIEQSRLEQTYNTPALATIFLAAEQTDWMLANGGLEWCAKRTAESAGVLYDWALNSPVAAPYVVEESLRSNVVATIDFDDSVDATAIAKALRANGIVDTEPYRKLGRNQLRIALFPSVEPADVEALTKCIDFVLAGL from the coding sequence ATGAGAGGACGCTGTCCTGTGATCATTCCCGAGAACCTCAAGCCCGCCGACGGCCGGTTCGGCTGCGGCCCGTCGAAGGTCCGCCCCGTCGCCGTCGCGGCCCTCGCGGACGTGGCGACCACGTTCCTGGGCACCTCCCACCGGCAGGCCACCGTCAAGAACGAGGTCGCCCGGCTCCGGCGCGGCCTGGCCCAGCTGTTCAGCCTCCCCGAGGGCTACGAGGTCGTGATCGGCAACGGCGGCACCACGGCGTTCTGGGAGGTCGCGACGTTCGGCCTGATCCGGGACCGCGCCCAGTTCGCCTCGTTCGGCGAGTTCGGCTCGAAGTTCGTGTCCTCGGTCAAGGCCGCGCCGTTCCTGGGCGAGCCCAGCGTGCGCAAGGCCGACCCGGGCAGCGCCCCGACCCTGGTCGCCGAGGCCGGCATCGACGCCTACTGCATCCCGCAGAACGAGACCTCGACCGGCGTGGCCGTGCCGATTCGTCGCGTGGAAGGCGCCGACGAGGGCGCGTTGCTGCTGGTCGACGCCACCTCGGCGGCCGGCGGGCTCGCGGTCGACATCACCGAGACCGACGTGTACTACTTCGCGCCGCAGAAGTGCTTCGGCTCCGACGGCGGCCTGTGGATCGCCGTCATGTCGCCGGCGGCCATCGCGCGCGCCTTCGAGATCAAGGAGTCGGGGCGCTACATCCCGGCCTTCCTCGACCTGGTGACGGCGATCGAGCAGTCCCGCCTGGAGCAGACGTACAACACCCCGGCGCTGGCCACGATCTTCCTCGCGGCCGAGCAGACCGACTGGATGCTCGCGAACGGCGGGCTGGAGTGGTGCGCGAAGCGGACCGCCGAGTCGGCCGGCGTGCTCTACGACTGGGCCCTCAACTCCCCGGTCGCCGCGCCCTACGTCGTGGAGGAGAGCCTGCGGTCCAACGTGGTCGCCACGATCGACTTCGACGACAGCGTGGACGCGACGGCGATCGCCAAGGCGCTGCGGGCGAACGGGATCGTGGACACCGAGCCGTACCGCAAGCTCGGTCGCAACCAGCTCCGGATCGCGCTGTTCCCGAGCGTGGAGCCCGCGGACGTCGAGGCACTGACCAAGTGCATCGACTTCGTGCTCGCAGGACTGTAA
- a CDS encoding maleylpyruvate isomerase family mycothiol-dependent enzyme, whose translation MEFVDFRARLADDTARLAAVATDLDARVPSCPDWTVEDLVRHVAQVYLHKVQCMRLGHHPEDWPHDHSAEPALALLTRAHAELEAEFAARAPESTTYTWYGPDQTVGFWVRRMAQEAAVHRVDAELAAGQVTLVAADLAADGVDEVLRIFLAWTSIQWPEDYTLTDAPVVEVRTGGRSWFVRPTVAGVFVEAEGEAATTISGEPSDVLLWLWRRVGDDAVTITGDPAGAKTLHDLLEAGTQ comes from the coding sequence ATGGAGTTCGTTGACTTTCGCGCCCGGCTCGCCGACGACACGGCCCGGCTGGCCGCCGTCGCCACCGATCTCGACGCCCGGGTGCCGTCGTGTCCCGACTGGACGGTCGAGGACCTGGTCCGGCACGTGGCCCAGGTCTACCTGCACAAGGTGCAGTGCATGCGCCTCGGCCACCACCCGGAGGACTGGCCGCACGACCACTCCGCCGAGCCGGCGCTGGCACTGCTGACCCGGGCACACGCGGAGCTGGAGGCCGAGTTCGCGGCCCGCGCGCCGGAGTCGACGACCTACACGTGGTATGGCCCGGACCAGACCGTCGGGTTCTGGGTCCGCCGGATGGCCCAGGAGGCCGCCGTGCACCGGGTCGACGCGGAGCTGGCCGCCGGGCAGGTGACCCTGGTCGCTGCGGATCTCGCCGCCGACGGGGTGGACGAGGTGCTGCGGATCTTCCTGGCGTGGACCTCGATCCAGTGGCCGGAGGACTACACGCTGACCGATGCGCCGGTCGTCGAGGTGCGCACGGGCGGGCGGTCCTGGTTCGTCCGGCCGACGGTCGCCGGGGTGTTCGTGGAAGCCGAGGGGGAGGCCGCCACGACGATCAGCGGAGAGCCGTCGGACGTGCTGCTGTGGCTGTGGCGGCGGGTCGGGGACGACGCTGTGACGATCACCGGGGATCCGGCGGGCGCGAAGACCCTGCACGACCTCCTGGAGGCCGGCACCCAGTGA
- a CDS encoding NCS2 family permease: MNTLDRYFEISARGSTMAREVRGGFATFFTMAYIVVLNPLILGKAVDGSGAHLKVAALAAATALVAGLMTILMGVVARFPLALAAGLGVNAMVAYEIAPHMTWADAMGLVVIEGLIIGVLVLTGLRALMFRAVPVALKNAIGVGIGLFLALIGFVDAGFVRSTGVGTPPIGMGISGKLLGWPTLVFVVGLLALLILVVRKVRGAFLIGILGTTALAIVVERFAHAGSVVANPRGWQLNVPTLPTTLVDSPDLSLLGRFDLFGSWERAGLVVSAMFVFTLLLTDFFDTMGTMVAVGAEGSLLDADGNPPRSQQILLVDSIAAAAGGAASVSSNTSYIESAAGVAEGARTGLANLVTGALFLLAMFFAPLVTIVPFEAATTALVVVGFLMMTGVRSIDWTDYEIAIPAFLTIVLMPFTYSISNGIGAGVVSYALLKLVRGKAREVHPILWCVAALFVVYFLRGPIESLTGM, translated from the coding sequence ATGAACACCCTTGACCGGTACTTCGAGATCAGCGCCCGAGGCTCCACGATGGCCCGTGAGGTCCGCGGCGGCTTCGCCACGTTCTTCACGATGGCCTACATCGTCGTCCTCAACCCGCTCATCCTCGGCAAGGCCGTCGACGGCTCCGGAGCGCACCTCAAGGTCGCCGCCCTCGCAGCCGCCACCGCGCTCGTCGCCGGTCTGATGACCATCCTGATGGGCGTCGTCGCGCGCTTCCCGCTCGCCCTCGCCGCAGGCCTCGGCGTCAACGCCATGGTCGCCTACGAGATCGCACCCCACATGACCTGGGCCGACGCGATGGGACTCGTCGTCATCGAGGGCCTGATCATCGGGGTACTCGTCCTCACCGGCCTGCGCGCGCTCATGTTCCGCGCCGTACCCGTCGCGCTCAAGAACGCCATCGGCGTCGGCATCGGCCTCTTCCTGGCCCTGATCGGCTTCGTCGACGCCGGCTTCGTCCGCTCCACCGGCGTCGGCACGCCCCCGATCGGCATGGGCATCTCCGGCAAACTCCTCGGCTGGCCCACCCTGGTCTTCGTCGTCGGCCTGCTCGCCCTGCTCATCCTCGTCGTCCGCAAGGTACGCGGCGCGTTCCTGATCGGCATCCTCGGCACCACGGCCCTCGCCATCGTCGTGGAACGCTTCGCCCATGCCGGCAGCGTCGTGGCCAACCCGCGCGGCTGGCAGCTCAACGTGCCCACGCTGCCCACCACCCTCGTGGACAGCCCCGACCTGAGCCTGCTCGGCAGATTCGACCTGTTCGGCTCCTGGGAACGCGCCGGCCTCGTCGTCAGCGCCATGTTCGTCTTCACCCTGCTGCTCACCGACTTCTTCGACACGATGGGCACCATGGTCGCGGTCGGCGCCGAGGGATCGCTGCTGGACGCGGACGGCAACCCGCCCCGCTCCCAGCAGATCCTGCTCGTCGACTCGATCGCCGCGGCGGCCGGCGGCGCGGCCAGCGTCTCCTCCAACACCTCCTACATCGAGTCGGCGGCCGGCGTGGCCGAGGGCGCCCGGACCGGCCTGGCCAACCTCGTCACCGGGGCGCTGTTCCTACTCGCGATGTTCTTCGCGCCCCTGGTCACGATCGTGCCGTTCGAGGCGGCCACCACGGCGCTGGTCGTCGTCGGATTCCTCATGATGACCGGGGTACGGTCCATCGACTGGACCGACTACGAGATCGCCATCCCGGCGTTCCTGACGATCGTCCTGATGCCGTTCACCTACTCGATCTCCAACGGCATCGGGGCGGGCGTCGTGTCCTACGCGCTGCTCAAACTGGTCCGGGGCAAGGCGCGAGAGGTGCACCCGATCCTGTGGTGCGTGGCGGCCCTCTTCGTCGTGTACTTCCTGCGCGGGCCGATCGAGTCCCTGACCGGAATGTAG
- the sepH gene encoding septation protein SepH, which translates to MRPVRFVALSEDGQALVLADEVGRLLALPIDDQMTSALRHDRTALRTHPASPAMGAQTALSPRDIQARIRCGESAEDVARVANVPVDRVLRYAGPVLQERAMLAQHARRTRLRTSDRGASLAEVVDARLGKHGVDAEKVSWDAYRRDDGTWRVVATWPSGKATAQAVWELDKARQVVIPSDDMSHYLCTERPAPLLGQDPAPEPARHGHDPAGPPPRALRPADQLAQGGDPIRAGRDALLASLERPLDRPGRSLEPAARQQSPTAPGKLSVSAFAEDDMDAPKEVPAVPSLAVLRPRRQSATPSVADPGSADKPRKKLPSWDDVLFGSAPTANGGTS; encoded by the coding sequence ATGCGGCCGGTACGCTTCGTCGCCCTCTCCGAGGACGGCCAGGCGCTGGTGCTCGCCGACGAGGTCGGCCGACTGCTGGCGCTCCCCATCGACGACCAGATGACGTCGGCGCTGCGGCACGACCGCACCGCGCTGCGCACGCATCCCGCGAGCCCCGCCATGGGCGCGCAGACAGCACTGTCCCCGCGCGACATCCAGGCCCGGATCCGCTGTGGCGAGTCCGCCGAGGACGTGGCCCGGGTGGCCAACGTGCCGGTCGACCGCGTCCTGAGGTACGCGGGCCCGGTGCTCCAGGAGCGGGCCATGCTCGCCCAGCACGCGCGGCGTACCCGGCTGCGCACCTCCGACCGGGGCGCGTCCCTGGCCGAGGTCGTCGACGCCCGGCTCGGCAAGCACGGCGTGGACGCCGAGAAGGTCTCCTGGGACGCCTACCGCCGCGACGACGGCACCTGGCGCGTCGTCGCCACGTGGCCGAGCGGCAAGGCGACGGCGCAGGCGGTCTGGGAGCTGGACAAGGCCCGCCAGGTCGTCATCCCGTCCGACGACATGTCGCACTACCTGTGCACGGAGCGCCCCGCCCCGCTGCTCGGCCAGGACCCGGCCCCCGAGCCGGCCCGGCACGGACACGACCCGGCGGGCCCGCCGCCGCGCGCGCTGCGGCCGGCCGACCAGCTGGCCCAGGGCGGCGACCCGATCCGGGCCGGCCGCGACGCGCTGCTCGCCTCGCTGGAGCGTCCGCTGGACCGGCCGGGCCGCAGCCTGGAGCCGGCCGCGCGGCAGCAGTCGCCGACCGCGCCGGGCAAGCTGTCGGTGTCCGCGTTCGCCGAGGACGACATGGACGCGCCGAAGGAGGTGCCGGCCGTGCCGTCGCTCGCCGTGCTCCGGCCCCGCCGGCAGTCGGCGACTCCGTCGGTGGCCGACCCGGGCTCCGCGGACAAACCTCGCAAGAAGCTGCCCAGCTGGGACGATGTTCTTTTCGGCAGCGCTCCCACCGCCAACGGCGGAACGTCCTGA
- a CDS encoding MarR family winged helix-turn-helix transcriptional regulator, translating to MVRPTDNQARLAATLRQSIMRLNRSLRRARPISELTPSQLSALTSLDLAGALTPRELADTERVQPPTMTKVIAKLEELGLVQRTPHPTDGRQVILATTETARSLLGDNQRARDAWLAERLAELTADEREALSKAAELLERIARS from the coding sequence ATGGTTCGGCCAACGGACAACCAGGCCCGACTCGCCGCGACCCTGCGACAGTCGATCATGCGTCTCAACCGCAGCCTGCGTCGGGCCCGCCCGATCAGCGAGCTCACCCCGAGTCAGCTCTCCGCCCTGACCAGCCTCGACCTGGCCGGCGCACTGACCCCTCGCGAGCTCGCCGACACCGAGCGGGTCCAACCGCCGACGATGACGAAGGTCATCGCCAAGTTGGAAGAACTGGGCCTCGTGCAGCGCACCCCGCACCCGACCGACGGGCGGCAGGTCATCCTGGCGACCACGGAGACGGCGCGGAGCCTGCTCGGCGACAACCAGCGAGCCCGCGACGCGTGGCTCGCCGAGCGCCTCGCCGAGCTGACCGCCGACGAACGCGAGGCCCTGAGCAAGGCCGCTGAGCTGCTGGAGCGCATAGCCCGGAGCTGA
- a CDS encoding aldose 1-epimerase family protein has protein sequence MEWSIAAGDQRAVVTEVGGGLRSYSAGGVDLVDGYPEDALCPFAAGQVLAPWPNRVRDGRYTFAGVPRQLPLSEPDWHNAIHGLVNWVAWRAVEVADDAVTMEYELPASPGYPFRLLLRTRWSVGPDGLRAEHHATNTGPGPAPFGLGAHPYLRIDGVAIDDVVLRLSMRSRLLTDGRLLPIGAARVDGTDWDYTAGRRLGDTRLDTTFGLPVRDEGGRITGSLTAPDGRSVTLWADQSFRWLQLYTADGLPDGRHRRSVAVEPMTCPPDALRSGRDLVTLQPGEQWRGTWGIVASDSLST, from the coding sequence ATGGAGTGGTCCATCGCCGCCGGCGATCAGCGCGCAGTGGTGACCGAGGTCGGTGGTGGCCTGCGGTCCTACTCGGCCGGTGGCGTCGACCTCGTCGACGGGTATCCCGAGGACGCGCTCTGCCCGTTCGCCGCCGGTCAGGTGCTCGCACCGTGGCCCAACCGGGTGCGCGACGGGCGCTACACGTTCGCCGGCGTGCCCCGGCAGTTGCCGCTGAGTGAGCCCGACTGGCACAACGCCATCCACGGCCTGGTCAACTGGGTCGCGTGGCGGGCGGTGGAGGTCGCCGACGACGCGGTGACAATGGAGTACGAGCTGCCGGCCTCGCCCGGCTACCCCTTCCGGCTGCTGCTGCGGACCCGATGGTCGGTGGGCCCCGACGGCCTGCGCGCCGAGCATCACGCGACGAACACCGGGCCGGGTCCGGCGCCGTTCGGGCTGGGCGCGCACCCCTACCTGCGGATCGACGGGGTCGCGATCGACGACGTGGTGCTGCGGCTGAGCATGCGGTCCCGGCTGCTCACCGACGGCCGGCTTCTCCCGATCGGGGCGGCCAGGGTCGACGGCACCGACTGGGACTACACGGCCGGCCGGCGGCTCGGCGACACCCGGCTGGACACCACCTTCGGGCTGCCCGTCCGCGACGAGGGGGGCCGGATCACCGGTTCCCTGACCGCCCCGGACGGCAGGTCTGTCACCCTGTGGGCGGATCAGTCCTTCCGCTGGCTGCAGCTGTACACGGCGGACGGGCTCCCCGACGGCCGGCACCGGCGCTCCGTGGCGGTCGAGCCGATGACCTGCCCGCCCGACGCGCTGCGGTCCGGCCGGGACCTCGTCACCCTGCAGCCCGGCGAGCAGTGGCGCGGCACGTGGGGGATCGTGGCGAGCGATAGTCTCAGTACGTGA
- the pdxH gene encoding pyridoxamine 5'-phosphate oxidase has translation MRVIGDTAANLAAMRQEYGDLPLNEPDLAEDWPAQFAAWLDIARSTGVEEPNAMVLATAALDGRPSARSVLLKSVDDRGFVFFTNYESRKGRELIDNPYASLVFPWYALHRQVVVCGEVERVTRTETEEYFASRPRGARLGAWASRQSEVISGRSDLEAAWEAAEHRWPEEVPAPDHWGGFRVVPQTVEFWQGRRSRLHDRLRFRHSAAGWLVERLSP, from the coding sequence ATGCGGGTGATAGGTGACACTGCGGCAAATCTGGCTGCGATGCGGCAGGAGTACGGCGATCTTCCGTTGAACGAGCCTGACCTGGCAGAAGACTGGCCGGCTCAGTTCGCCGCGTGGCTGGACATCGCCCGGAGCACCGGGGTCGAGGAGCCCAACGCGATGGTGCTGGCCACCGCGGCGCTCGACGGCCGGCCCTCCGCGCGTTCGGTGCTGCTGAAGTCCGTGGACGACCGGGGCTTCGTCTTCTTCACCAACTACGAGTCGCGCAAGGGCCGCGAGCTGATCGACAACCCGTACGCGAGCCTGGTGTTCCCCTGGTACGCGCTGCACCGGCAGGTCGTGGTGTGCGGGGAGGTGGAGCGGGTCACCCGCACCGAGACCGAGGAGTACTTCGCCAGCCGCCCCCGGGGCGCGCGGCTCGGCGCGTGGGCCAGCCGGCAGTCCGAGGTCATCTCGGGGCGGTCCGACCTGGAGGCGGCGTGGGAGGCCGCCGAGCACCGGTGGCCGGAGGAGGTGCCGGCGCCCGACCACTGGGGAGGTTTCCGGGTGGTGCCGCAGACTGTCGAGTTCTGGCAGGGCCGGCGCAGCCGGCTGCACGACAGGCTGCGGTTCCGGCACTCCGCGGCCGGCTGGCTGGTGGAGCGCCTTTCACCATAA